From Streptomyces yatensis, one genomic window encodes:
- a CDS encoding XRE family transcriptional regulator, with the protein MAEPSRSAPLDIIARALRRERGATGLSLTDLAKRAGIAKSTLSQLESGSGNPSVETLWALAVALGVPLSRLVDPPKPSVTVIRAGEGPVVHSERANYSATLLAACPPNARRDMYVIRAEPGSARNSDPHMPGTMEHVWLGTGRALVGHPDAPVTLCPGDYIAYPGDHPHTFQALSPGTTAVSLIEHV; encoded by the coding sequence ATGGCCGAACCCTCACGATCCGCCCCGCTGGACATCATCGCCCGAGCCCTGCGCCGGGAGCGGGGCGCCACCGGGCTGTCCCTGACGGACCTGGCCAAACGCGCCGGGATCGCCAAGTCCACGCTGTCCCAGCTGGAATCCGGCAGCGGAAACCCCAGCGTGGAAACCCTCTGGGCGCTCGCCGTCGCCCTCGGCGTCCCGCTGAGCCGCCTGGTCGACCCGCCGAAGCCGAGCGTCACCGTGATCCGGGCCGGCGAGGGCCCGGTGGTCCACTCCGAACGGGCCAACTACAGCGCCACCCTGCTCGCTGCCTGCCCGCCGAACGCCCGCCGGGACATGTACGTAATCCGCGCCGAGCCCGGCTCCGCACGCAACTCCGACCCCCACATGCCCGGCACCATGGAACACGTCTGGCTCGGCACCGGCCGCGCCCTGGTCGGCCACCCCGACGCCCCCGTCACACTCTGCCCTGGCGACTACATCGCCTACCCGGGCGACCACCCGCACACCTTCCAGGCGCTTTCCCCCGGTACCACCGCCGTCTCCCTCATCGAACACGTGTGA
- a CDS encoding PLP-dependent cysteine synthase family protein, with the protein MNTVLPSAVEAIGATPLVRLDRITRGLDGTILAKLDYLNPGGSKKDRVAKGIIEEAEGSGHLKPGQPVVELTSGNTGTGLAIVCGVKGYPFIAVMSKGNSLERARMMAALGAEVVLVDQLPGSVPGQVSGGDLELVEARTKEITQARGAFRPNQFHHDGNWLAHYRGTGQELWQQTGGAVDGFADFIGSGGTYAGVTRALKEHNPAVRCFAVEPAGAAVVAGQPLTNPDHPIQGGGYAMDDLTYLKGVPVDGFVQVTGDEAKQAARRLATTEGIFGGFSSGANLAAALNLLDGEMRGKTLAIMICDSGLKYLSTDLWPDA; encoded by the coding sequence ATGAACACTGTTTTGCCGTCTGCCGTGGAAGCCATCGGCGCGACACCGTTGGTTCGGCTCGATCGGATCACGAGGGGGCTGGACGGGACCATCCTGGCCAAGCTGGACTACCTGAATCCAGGCGGATCCAAGAAGGACCGCGTGGCAAAAGGGATCATTGAGGAAGCTGAGGGCTCCGGGCACCTCAAGCCCGGACAACCGGTAGTCGAGCTTACGAGCGGCAACACGGGAACCGGGCTGGCGATCGTATGCGGCGTCAAGGGCTATCCGTTCATCGCGGTCATGTCCAAGGGGAACTCGCTGGAGCGAGCCCGGATGATGGCAGCGCTCGGCGCCGAGGTGGTGCTGGTCGACCAGCTGCCCGGCTCCGTACCCGGGCAGGTTTCCGGTGGAGACCTGGAGCTGGTCGAAGCCAGAACGAAGGAGATCACCCAAGCCCGCGGTGCGTTTCGGCCCAACCAGTTTCATCATGACGGCAACTGGCTCGCCCACTATCGCGGCACAGGCCAGGAGCTGTGGCAGCAGACGGGCGGTGCGGTCGACGGATTCGCAGACTTCATCGGCTCAGGCGGAACGTACGCAGGCGTGACCAGGGCCCTCAAGGAACACAACCCCGCTGTGCGCTGCTTCGCCGTCGAACCCGCGGGCGCCGCGGTCGTGGCCGGCCAGCCGCTCACCAACCCTGATCATCCGATCCAGGGAGGCGGCTACGCCATGGACGACTTGACCTATCTCAAGGGCGTGCCGGTCGACGGCTTCGTCCAGGTCACTGGCGACGAGGCGAAGCAGGCCGCCCGCCGGCTAGCGACCACGGAAGGCATCTTCGGCGGCTTCTCCTCCGGCGCCAACCTCGCCGCGGCCCTGAACCTGCTGGACGGCGAGATGCGAGGCAAGACCTTGGCCATCATGATCTGTGATAGCGGCCTCAAGTACCTGTCCACGGACCTGTGGCCCGACGCCTGA
- a CDS encoding iron-containing alcohol dehydrogenase, whose protein sequence is MTTSAAGQSPRRAAAAEPFGLLRQPREVLFGTGQRAAVPSIVASLGKRVSIVTDERMTQDAFYHELREGLVAAGVTDVSVFDRTEPDLPLRTIDAAVGRIRAQRPDVLIGLGGGSCMDLAKVVAVLLTHGGSTRDYYGEFAVPGPTLPVVAIPTTAGTGSEVTPVAVLSDPDLTMKVGISSPHLIPYAAVVDPALTHSCPPGLTASVGADALAHVVESFTAIRHPATPGLSRERVFVGKGELTDQYALHGIELIGRSLRAAVDGGPGADTARSEMMMAALCGGFALGTAGTAAAHAFQYPVGAMTHTPHGVGVGVLLPYVMAFNGSRRPQEMARIAELLGVDAGANPTAAAVRAVADLLAAVKIPATLKDLGVRRDDLDTVAEQGLRAKRLVENNPVHLGPEEARELVENAFTGRLL, encoded by the coding sequence ATGACCACGAGCGCAGCCGGCCAGAGCCCACGTCGAGCGGCGGCGGCAGAGCCCTTCGGTCTGCTACGCCAGCCCCGGGAAGTCCTCTTCGGCACCGGGCAGCGCGCCGCCGTCCCCTCGATTGTCGCCTCCCTCGGCAAGCGGGTCTCGATCGTGACCGACGAACGCATGACGCAGGACGCGTTCTACCACGAGCTGCGCGAAGGGCTCGTCGCTGCCGGGGTCACCGATGTGTCCGTCTTCGACCGCACCGAGCCCGATCTGCCGCTCCGTACGATCGACGCCGCGGTGGGTCGGATCCGCGCCCAACGACCGGACGTCCTGATCGGGCTGGGCGGCGGAAGCTGTATGGATCTCGCGAAGGTCGTGGCCGTACTGCTGACCCACGGAGGCAGTACGCGCGACTACTACGGTGAATTCGCGGTGCCCGGCCCCACACTGCCGGTCGTCGCGATACCGACTACTGCCGGCACCGGATCCGAGGTGACGCCCGTCGCCGTGTTGAGCGACCCGGACCTCACCATGAAGGTCGGGATTTCGTCACCGCACCTGATCCCCTACGCCGCGGTCGTTGACCCGGCACTGACCCACAGCTGCCCGCCTGGGCTGACCGCTAGCGTCGGCGCCGACGCCCTGGCCCACGTCGTGGAGTCCTTCACCGCGATTCGGCACCCCGCCACTCCAGGGCTCAGCCGTGAGCGGGTGTTCGTCGGCAAGGGCGAACTGACCGATCAGTACGCCCTTCACGGGATCGAGCTGATCGGACGCAGCCTGCGGGCCGCAGTCGACGGCGGCCCCGGTGCGGACACCGCGCGCAGCGAGATGATGATGGCGGCGCTGTGCGGCGGTTTCGCCCTCGGCACGGCGGGAACCGCGGCCGCTCACGCCTTTCAGTACCCCGTCGGTGCGATGACCCACACCCCGCATGGTGTGGGGGTCGGCGTCCTGCTGCCCTACGTCATGGCCTTCAACGGGTCTCGACGTCCCCAGGAGATGGCCCGAATCGCGGAGCTGCTGGGTGTGGACGCGGGCGCGAACCCCACAGCTGCGGCCGTGCGCGCGGTCGCGGACCTGCTCGCCGCAGTGAAGATTCCGGCGACCCTGAAGGATCTCGGCGTCCGCCGGGACGACCTCGACACCGTGGCCGAACAGGGCCTGCGCGCGAAGCGGCTGGTCGAGAACAACCCGGTCCACCTCGGTCCGGAGGAAGCCCGCGAGCTCGTCGAGAACGCCTTCACCGGCCGTCTGCTCTGA
- a CDS encoding NAD-dependent succinate-semialdehyde dehydrogenase, which yields MTVKPEIVLPFPNLTTDLIVGPARLPGSGERIVVLDPSTEQALATVADASVEEALAAVEAAKAAAADWRARSPRDRAEILRRCWELMTERAEDIALLISLENGKSLDDARGEVAYAAEFFRWYSEEAVRVIGEISRSPAGNNRIVVQHEPIGVSVLITPWNFPAAMATRKIAPALAAGCTVVLKPATLTPLTAYAVADILRAAGVPDGVVNVVTTRSTGPVVSAMLHHPAVRAMSFTGSTEVGRTLLRESADQVLKCSMELGGNAPFIVLEDAEIESTVDALMIAKMRNGGQACTAANRILVHRNLMQPLADALGARMSALRVGPACREDIELGPLISPQAVAKVTELVDDAVHQGAKASTVGDRPAGPGYYYPPTVLVDVPLDAAIVAEEIFGPVASLIPFDNDAEAIELANDTQYGLAAYVYGGDLRRAMQVAERIEAGMVGVNRGLVSDPAAPFGGVKQSGLGREGSREGLLEFSETKYIAVQW from the coding sequence ATGACCGTGAAACCCGAAATCGTCCTGCCCTTCCCGAACCTCACCACCGATCTGATCGTCGGCCCCGCACGCCTGCCCGGTAGCGGTGAGCGGATCGTGGTGCTCGACCCGTCGACCGAGCAGGCACTCGCCACCGTCGCCGATGCCTCGGTCGAGGAAGCCCTCGCCGCCGTGGAGGCGGCGAAGGCCGCGGCTGCGGACTGGCGCGCTCGTTCGCCCCGGGACCGCGCGGAAATCCTGCGCCGATGCTGGGAGCTGATGACCGAGCGTGCGGAGGATATCGCCCTGCTCATCTCCTTGGAGAACGGAAAGTCCCTGGACGACGCGCGGGGTGAGGTGGCCTATGCCGCCGAGTTCTTCCGCTGGTATTCGGAGGAAGCGGTCCGGGTGATCGGAGAGATCTCCCGTTCGCCCGCGGGTAACAACCGCATCGTCGTCCAGCACGAGCCGATCGGCGTCTCGGTACTCATCACACCGTGGAACTTCCCCGCGGCGATGGCGACCCGCAAGATAGCCCCCGCGCTCGCCGCCGGCTGCACCGTAGTGCTCAAGCCCGCCACCCTCACCCCGCTGACCGCCTACGCGGTCGCGGACATCTTGCGTGCCGCCGGTGTCCCGGACGGCGTCGTCAATGTCGTCACCACCCGTAGCACCGGGCCCGTCGTCTCCGCGATGCTGCACCATCCGGCCGTGCGCGCGATGTCGTTCACCGGGTCCACCGAGGTCGGCCGGACACTGCTGCGCGAATCGGCCGACCAGGTGCTCAAGTGCTCGATGGAGCTGGGCGGCAACGCACCGTTCATCGTGCTCGAGGACGCCGAGATCGAGAGCACGGTGGACGCGCTGATGATCGCCAAGATGCGCAACGGCGGCCAGGCTTGCACCGCGGCCAACCGCATCCTGGTGCACCGGAACCTCATGCAGCCGCTCGCCGACGCACTCGGCGCCCGGATGAGTGCTCTCCGGGTCGGCCCCGCCTGCCGTGAGGACATCGAACTCGGCCCGCTCATCAGCCCGCAGGCTGTGGCCAAGGTGACCGAACTCGTCGACGACGCGGTGCATCAGGGCGCGAAGGCGAGCACGGTGGGGGACCGCCCCGCAGGCCCCGGCTACTACTACCCGCCGACCGTGCTCGTCGACGTCCCCCTGGACGCGGCCATCGTGGCCGAGGAAATCTTCGGCCCCGTCGCGTCGCTGATCCCGTTCGACAATGACGCCGAAGCGATCGAGCTGGCCAACGATACCCAGTACGGCCTCGCCGCCTACGTCTACGGCGGCGACCTGCGCCGTGCCATGCAGGTGGCCGAACGGATCGAAGCCGGCATGGTCGGCGTCAACCGCGGTCTCGTCTCCGACCCGGCCGCGCCGTTCGGCGGTGTCAAGCAGAGCGGTCTCGGCCGCGAAGGCAGCAGGGAAGGGCTGCTGGAGTTCAGCGAAACCAAGTACATCGCCGTCCAATGGTGA